The following are from one region of the Candidatus Methylomirabilota bacterium genome:
- a CDS encoding DUF971 domain-containing protein gives MGPRSSSRAPDGPGPGPEATSPVEIRRVADREIHITWADGHLTVYPNKTLRERCPCAACVNELTGERMIQPATIPADIRALDISLVGRYAIKVVWSDRHSTGIYPFTRLRVECPCDACRRDAG, from the coding sequence ATGGGGCCACGCTCAAGTAGTCGGGCGCCCGACGGGCCGGGCCCGGGCCCCGAGGCGACGAGTCCCGTCGAGATCCGTCGGGTCGCGGATCGCGAGATCCACATCACCTGGGCCGACGGGCACCTGACCGTCTATCCGAACAAGACCCTGCGGGAGCGGTGTCCCTGCGCCGCCTGCGTCAACGAGCTGACCGGCGAGCGGATGATACAGCCGGCCACCATTCCGGCCGACATTCGTGCCCTCGACATCTCGCTCGTGGGGCGGTATGCGATCAAGGTCGTGTGGAGCGACCGCCACTCCACGGGGATCTATCCCTTCACCCGGCTCAGGGTCGAGTGTCCGTGTGACGCGTGCCGCCGGGACGCCGGCTGA
- a CDS encoding dihydrodipicolinate synthase family protein, with translation MGPLWSWDTALSGVIPPLISPLAASGDPDAAAMGRLVQHVLAGGASGLFVLGGCGEGAWLTTAQRGAVVRAAHRAAAGRVPVLVGVMLPATGPAAEAARQAAGEGADAIVLGSPYYFPVDAATQRRHVEAVMAATSLPALLYNIPQSTHHTLAPDTVAALAREPRVLGIKDSAGDFETFLVLLAVKRARSDFRVLQGNESLAAASLLQGADGLVPGLANVAPALFVALRAAAARGDAVACRSLQAEIAELVAVYRQGPWLAALKAACALLGIGNGLPAAPLAAADEAQRRALAPLVRPYGESGTRPATAHVS, from the coding sequence ATGGGTCCGCTCTGGTCCTGGGATACCGCCCTGAGCGGGGTGATCCCGCCGCTCATCTCCCCCCTGGCCGCCTCCGGCGACCCCGACGCCGCCGCGATGGGCCGCCTCGTCCAGCATGTGCTGGCCGGCGGCGCCAGCGGCCTCTTCGTCCTCGGCGGCTGCGGGGAAGGGGCATGGCTCACGACGGCCCAGCGCGGCGCCGTGGTCCGGGCCGCTCACCGGGCGGCGGCCGGCCGGGTGCCGGTCCTGGTCGGCGTCATGCTTCCCGCCACGGGGCCGGCCGCCGAGGCCGCCCGGCAGGCCGCCGGCGAGGGGGCCGATGCCATCGTGCTGGGCTCGCCCTACTACTTCCCGGTGGACGCCGCGACCCAGCGGCGTCACGTCGAGGCCGTCATGGCCGCGACCTCGCTGCCGGCGCTGCTCTACAACATCCCGCAGTCGACGCACCACACGCTGGCGCCGGACACCGTGGCGGCCCTGGCTCGGGAGCCGCGCGTGCTCGGGATCAAGGACTCGGCCGGCGACTTCGAGACCTTCCTCGTGCTCCTGGCCGTCAAGCGCGCGCGGTCGGACTTCCGCGTCCTCCAGGGCAACGAGTCGCTGGCGGCGGCCAGTCTCCTTCAGGGGGCCGACGGCCTCGTGCCGGGGCTCGCCAACGTCGCGCCGGCGCTGTTCGTCGCGCTGCGGGCGGCCGCCGCGCGCGGCGATGCCGTCGCCTGCCGGAGCCTCCAGGCCGAGATCGCCGAGCTCGTGGCGGTCTACCGGCAGGGGCCCTGGCTGGCGGCGCTCAAGGCGGCGTGCGCGCTCCTCGGCATCGGCAACGGCCTGCCCGCCGCGCCGCTGGCCGCCGCCGACGAGGCCCAGCGGCGCGCGCTGGCGCCGCTCGTGCGTCCCTATGGCGAGTCCGGCACCCGCCCGGCGACGGCCCACGTGAGCTGA